A stretch of Prunus dulcis chromosome 6, ALMONDv2, whole genome shotgun sequence DNA encodes these proteins:
- the LOC117632516 gene encoding uncharacterized protein LOC117632516: MNHIQEEHLMQFLAGLNESYFGVRSNMLLQDPLPTVNRAYSLLLQDERQRSLQPVITTSLDQSAMAANRPQSHKPFYHCKFCDTDGHSESRCRKNPASKNYMFCTFCDTAGHTQSHCKKKNGTAKTNSSSSHTTSTGSFVAATTSTPAAPTLTHAQYNQLIAMLPSGKNNSMANVAGPEFEEGDW; encoded by the exons ATGAATCACATTCAAGAAGAGCATCTCATGCAATTTTTGGCTGGGTTGAACGAATcttattttggggttcgtagtAATATGCTTCTTCAGGATCCTTTGCCAACTGTCAATCGTGCCTACTCCTTACTCTTACAAGATGAACGCCAACGTTCTCTTCAACCTGTAATCACAACATCTCTCGATCAATCTGCCATGGCGGCTAATCGACCGCAGTCTCATAAACCATTTTATCATTGCAAATTTTGTGATACCGACGGTCACTCAGAATCTCGTTGTCGCAAAAATCCTGCCAGCAAAAATTATATGTTTTGCACATTTTGTGATACAGCAGGGCATACACAGTCTCATTGCAAAAAGAAGAATGGTACTGCCAAGACcaattcttcttcctcacatACTACCTCTACTGGTTCTTTTGTCGCAGCAACCACTAGCACTCCAGCTGCACCAACTCTAACTCATGCACAATACAATCAATTGATTGCCATGTTGCCATCCGGTAAAAATAATTCTATGGCTAATGTTGCAG GACCTGAGTTCGAAGAGGGAGATTGGTAA
- the LOC117630827 gene encoding OTU domain-containing protein 5-B isoform X1 codes for MTRILVQRGSSSGSSSNPSRPSSLSGSSSGWAQPQVNSPQVVSVVKEEEIGEEAQEHVIVDELSEYCGSGDNKAVKNDDLLTESIHNDDNVSSSDELAEGEKVSKNDIADPGEMMKGLGGLRISEKVTVENVDSSRDSLQNAIGSSQPPPPPVPPPKLSSANSNSRRSVSGSSNSVRIGPSRRAVAWPVVSTRTSPTGSRPSSPRSHGEGEGYNSADEQSPCFVSSYDDVERERQFEIDIRRAKGFEVKRMLEDGNCLFRAVADQVYGDSEAYDLIRQMCIDYMERERDYFSQFITEGFTSYCKRKRRDKVYGNNVEIQALSEMYNRPIHIYSYSTEPINIFHGSYDTDTPPVRLSYHHGNHYNSLVDPRRQTIGAGLGFSCLRGMGANVDKDQVKAAIKAQQDQQIDNALLAEGRFYSDLELTEKEIERMVMEASRAEYHADDTFKQQLGRRESSTSSAEPSSSGARSSGSETKLGVRGHGFQDSPLSSSMQVVLSMGFSYLQVIEAYSIFGDDVDSMVCYLLETSSSSRRKGKATE; via the exons ATGACTCGGATTCTGGTTCAGCGAGGTTCTTCAAGTGGTTCTTCTTCGAACCCAAGCCGTCCTTCTTCCTTGTCTGGGTCCTCTTCAGGTTGGGCACAGCCACAGGTTAATAGTCCTCAGGTTGTTTCAGTTGtgaaagaagaggaaattgGAGAGGAGGCACAGGAACATGTTATTGTTGATGAGCTGTCAGAGTATTGTGGGAGTGGTGACAATAAGGCTGTAAAAAATGACGATCTATTGACCGAAAGCATTCATAATGATGACAATGTGAGTTCAAGTGATGAGCTAGCTGAGGGGGAGAAAGTTAGTAAAAATGACATTGCAGACCCAGGGGAAATGATGAAAGGTTTAGGTGGGTTGAGGATTTCTGAAAAGGTGACAGTTGAAAATGTGGACTCAAGCAGGGATTCTTTACAAAATGCGATTGGGAGTTCTCagccaccacctcctcctgtTCCTCCCCCGAAACTTTCCTCAGCAAACTCAAATTCAAGGAGATCTGTCTCAGGAAGTTCAAATTCTGTGCGAATTGGACCTTCGAGAAGAGCAGTTGCCTGGCCTGTTGTTTCAACTAGGACTTCACCAACTGGGTCACGGCCTTCTTCCCCCAGGTCTCATGGTGAAGGCGAGGGGTACAATAGTGCTGATGAACAGAGCCCTTGCTTTGTATCCTCCTATGATGATGTT GAAAGAGAACGACAGTTTGAAATTGATATTAGACGTGCAAAAGGTTTTGAAGTGAAAAGAATGCTGGAGGATGGGAATTGTCTCTTTCGTGCTGTTGCTGATCAAGTTTATGGAGATTCTGAAGCATATGACTTGATCAGGCAAATGTGCATAGATTATATG GAGCGAGAGAGGGATTACTTTTCTCAATTTATTACAGAAGGATTCACCTCTTATTGcaagaggaaaagaagagaCAAG GTGTATGGAAACAATGTGGAGATCCAAGCCTTATCCGAAATGTATAATCGACCCATCCATATTTATTCCTATAGCACAG AACCTATTAATATCTTCCACGGGAGCTATGACACGGACACACCACCCGTACGATTAAGTTACCATCATGGAAATCATTACAACTCTCTTGTTGATCCACGTCGTCAGACCATCGGTGCAGGACTTGGGTTCAGCTGTCTTCGCGGGATGGGT GCAAATGTTGACAAGGATCAGGTCAAGGCTGCTATTAAGGCTCAACAAGACCAACAAATTGATAAT GCACTTCTAGCTGAGGGGCGATTCTACTCAGATCTTGAgctcacagagaaagaaattgaacgCATGGTGATGGAAGCTTCGAGGGCTGAGTATCATGCAGATGACACATTCAAGCAACAACTTGGAAGGAGAGAATCTTCCACTTCTAGCGCCGAGCCATCATCTTCTGGAGCTA GATCATCAGGAAGTGAGACTAAGCTAGGAGTGAGGGGCCATGGTTTTCAAGATTCCCCTCTTAGCAGCAGTATGCAAGTCGTGCTGTCGATGGGGTTCAGCTACCTGCAGGTGATCGAGGCTTACAGCATATTCGGAGATGATGTCGATTCCATGGTTTGTTACTTATTGGAAACTAGCAGCAGTAGCAGGCGCAAAGGCAAGGCAACTGAATGA
- the LOC117630827 gene encoding OTU domain-containing protein 5-B isoform X2 → MTRILVQRGSSSGSSSNPSRPSSLSGSSSGWAQPQVNSPQVVSVVKEEEIGEEAQEHVIVDELSEYCGSGDNKAVKNDDLLTESIHNDDNVSSSDELAEGEKVSKNDIADPGEMMKGLGGLRISEKVTVENVDSSRDSLQNAIGSSQPPPPPVPPPKLSSANSNSRRSVSGSSNSVRIGPSRRAVAWPVVSTRTSPTGSRPSSPRSHGEGEGYNSADEQSPCFVSSYDDVERERQFEIDIRRAKGFEVKRMLEDGNCLFRAVADQVYGDSEAYDLIRQMCIDYMERERDYFSQFITEGFTSYCKRKRRDKVYGNNVEIQALSEMYNRPIHIYSYSTEPINIFHGSYDTDTPPVRLSYHHGNHYNSLVDPRRQTIGAGLGFSCLRGMGANVDKDQVKAAIKAQQDQQIDNALLAEGRFYSDLELTEKEIERMVMEASRAEYHADDTFKQQLGRRESSTSSAEPSSSGARYSFGCSLLCVCQMT, encoded by the exons ATGACTCGGATTCTGGTTCAGCGAGGTTCTTCAAGTGGTTCTTCTTCGAACCCAAGCCGTCCTTCTTCCTTGTCTGGGTCCTCTTCAGGTTGGGCACAGCCACAGGTTAATAGTCCTCAGGTTGTTTCAGTTGtgaaagaagaggaaattgGAGAGGAGGCACAGGAACATGTTATTGTTGATGAGCTGTCAGAGTATTGTGGGAGTGGTGACAATAAGGCTGTAAAAAATGACGATCTATTGACCGAAAGCATTCATAATGATGACAATGTGAGTTCAAGTGATGAGCTAGCTGAGGGGGAGAAAGTTAGTAAAAATGACATTGCAGACCCAGGGGAAATGATGAAAGGTTTAGGTGGGTTGAGGATTTCTGAAAAGGTGACAGTTGAAAATGTGGACTCAAGCAGGGATTCTTTACAAAATGCGATTGGGAGTTCTCagccaccacctcctcctgtTCCTCCCCCGAAACTTTCCTCAGCAAACTCAAATTCAAGGAGATCTGTCTCAGGAAGTTCAAATTCTGTGCGAATTGGACCTTCGAGAAGAGCAGTTGCCTGGCCTGTTGTTTCAACTAGGACTTCACCAACTGGGTCACGGCCTTCTTCCCCCAGGTCTCATGGTGAAGGCGAGGGGTACAATAGTGCTGATGAACAGAGCCCTTGCTTTGTATCCTCCTATGATGATGTT GAAAGAGAACGACAGTTTGAAATTGATATTAGACGTGCAAAAGGTTTTGAAGTGAAAAGAATGCTGGAGGATGGGAATTGTCTCTTTCGTGCTGTTGCTGATCAAGTTTATGGAGATTCTGAAGCATATGACTTGATCAGGCAAATGTGCATAGATTATATG GAGCGAGAGAGGGATTACTTTTCTCAATTTATTACAGAAGGATTCACCTCTTATTGcaagaggaaaagaagagaCAAG GTGTATGGAAACAATGTGGAGATCCAAGCCTTATCCGAAATGTATAATCGACCCATCCATATTTATTCCTATAGCACAG AACCTATTAATATCTTCCACGGGAGCTATGACACGGACACACCACCCGTACGATTAAGTTACCATCATGGAAATCATTACAACTCTCTTGTTGATCCACGTCGTCAGACCATCGGTGCAGGACTTGGGTTCAGCTGTCTTCGCGGGATGGGT GCAAATGTTGACAAGGATCAGGTCAAGGCTGCTATTAAGGCTCAACAAGACCAACAAATTGATAAT GCACTTCTAGCTGAGGGGCGATTCTACTCAGATCTTGAgctcacagagaaagaaattgaacgCATGGTGATGGAAGCTTCGAGGGCTGAGTATCATGCAGATGACACATTCAAGCAACAACTTGGAAGGAGAGAATCTTCCACTTCTAGCGCCGAGCCATCATCTTCTGGAGCTA GATATAGTTTTGGCTGCTCTTTGTTGTGTGTTTGTCAAATGACTTGA